The Molothrus ater isolate BHLD 08-10-18 breed brown headed cowbird chromosome 6, BPBGC_Mater_1.1, whole genome shotgun sequence genome segment ttttttttttcttttcggGGGTGTGTGTGCGCTTTCCTCTGCATAATTTTATTAAAGTGCTTAGTGGGAGAAACAAAGGTTGGAGGGGCTGCTGCTTTACTAGCTTTTGTTTACTTACAATCAAGTTTTTCCTGTTCGGAGCAGGTGCGAAAGGATGAGAAACACGTtgtgttggtggttttttttttttcctcccccccccctTAATAAAACTATTACAGACAATTAACAGTAAATGTTATCTCCAAGGCTGTTTCTTTGGCTTGGGTTACCAAAAAGCCGATCTGTTTGTTACAGCTGCTAGGAGGCTTTAGTTTACAGTAGCATTcaagtttttcctgttttgaacAGGTTATGAAGGAAGAATGGAGTTTCCAGACCATAGCCGCCAGTTGCTGCAGTGTCTGAGTCAGCAGCGTCACCAGGGCTTCCTGTGTGACTGTACTGTTTTAGTTGGAGAAGCTCAATTCAGAGCTCACAGAGCCGTTCTTGCCTCTTGCAGTATGTACTTCCATCTTTTCTACAGGGACCAGTTAGACAAAAGGGATATTGTGCATCTGAACAGTGACATTGTCACAGCCCCTGCCTTCAGCCTGCTGCTCGAATTCATGTACGAGGGAAAGCTGGAATTCAACAGTCTCCCAGTGGAAGATGTGCTGGCTGCGGCGAGCTACCTTCACATGTATGACATTGTGAAAGTCTGCAAGGGCAAGTTGAAAGATAAAGAATTATGTTCCGAAGAGAAGATTAATGATGAGGCGGCTAGTTTGGAGAAAGCGGAGCATTTTCTAGACGCCGGAGTGCCCCTGGTCCACGAGTTTGACccaggaaacaaacaaaaattcagcGTTGCAGAATAcgagagagcagcaggcaaagAAAAGGTCAGCAGTCACCCCGCCTGGTCCTCTGATCATATAAGTGTCAGCTCTGTGCCGACAGAGGCAGAACCGTGCGCCgcagcagctggaaaaacaaAGGCTAATGTCAATAGTTCCACAGGACCTTTGTCCCAAAGGTCTGTTAACCATCCCCTGGCTTCGAGTGATGTGGACTGCGCGCTGGATTTGTCTTTCAAGCCCGTGCCGGGGAGAGATTCCTTACACCCCTCCTATGTCTTTGGACAGCTGGCTTCcgacagccagcagcagggtaCCGAGCCACTTGTTAAAGATGAACAAGACTTGCTGTCAGATCAGGAGGACAGCGAAGCCAGGAGTCCAGAGAGTCAGCATTTTGGGAATTCAGCCAAAAGCCTAGTGACAGGGTTAGGACACATGTTCGCGGGGAATGGCAGCTCTCATGCCCGAGAGGAGGATATAGATCAAGAGCGAGACGAGAGCGAGGACGACATGGATTCGTCGGACATCTCCTCGGGCGTCCTGGTGCCTCCTGGGCATATCTGCATTTGTCCCCTCTGTAGCAAGGTGTTCCCGAGCCCGCACATCCTTCAGCTGCACCTGAGCTCTCACTTCCGTGACAAGGACGGCTCGCGGACCCGCCTGTCCCCCGACGGGTCGGTCCCCACTTGCACCCTCTGCGGAAAGACTTTTTCCTGCATGTACACGCTCAAGAGGCACGAGAGGACTCACTCGGGGGAGAAGCCCTACACTTGCGGCCAGTGCGGGAAGAGCTTCCAGTATTCCCACAACCTCAGCCGGCACGCGGTCGTGCACACCAGGGAGAAACCCCACGGGTGCAAGTGGTGCGAGAGACGCTTCACGCAGTCCGGGGATCTCTACAGACACATCCGCAAATTTCATTGTGGCCTTGTAAAGTCCTTGGTTGTTTGAGATGTGTgacttctgttttgtttagtttgggtttttttgtttggtttttttttttttttaatatctacaACCCCcccaacatttttaaaacaaaacaggaaaaaaaaaaaaaggcagcatctgaattttaattttcattttctcctccctttattttattttggtgatATTCACTTCAGGTATATGATCTTTAAAAGATGCAGCAGTATACACTCCAGAGGCCTTTTAATGCAATCCTTCCACCTCTCCATCTCCCCCCTTTCCCCTGCCACCCTCTCCAGCACGGTCCTTTAGGTCTTCTCTTGTGCACCCATGTTACATTATTAATGTGAAATGATCTTAAGTAATTCTGCAATGATTTAGCATCAGTTTTCACACTGGAAGTACTTGCTTTGTGGTcagggttttgttggtttgggttttcttttccttttttttttttgactttttttttttttgaaaaaagattATCAGCACATTCTGGAGAAAAATTTGGCTTCCATTAAGTTCCCCAAATGCCCTCTGTGTGTTGCAGAGAAATATCTGAAGAGATGAACTAtgatttaaatacattttggtGTAGAGAAACCTGTCCACACATTGCAGAGTGGGCAGatgtacttttattttatagagCTAGATGAGACATTGAATTGGCCCAAATTTTGAAGGGGTTGAGGATTCCTGGCTGCATCTTTGGTACTGGtcattttttattctctttattcCATTAATACTGTTCTGCAGTTGGTCCTAAAATCTAAATGAGAAGTTTTTGCCTTGGGACTTGACTTAAattttcccttcccacccatCCTCCTCACTGGGCTGACCtgctgaaaagctgcttttgagCATAGAACGTGGATGGAAAAACACTTTCTGTCTGCAGTGTATTCACTCCTGAAATGTTGAAGGATGCACGCTAGGACATACAAAAAGATTGTATAATATGTGAATATTTTCATTCCCATATCGACATCCAGAGGCTGAGCCCATCACCCTTGGAGGGAACAGCAGCTACAAAGTGGCCAAATACCCCTCCTGATGCCAGGTTTCTGGGGTTTCCTAGTTCAAAGTAACTCATGCCTTGTGCATTAGGAGATGCCCTGCTTGCCCGAAAAGTTTGCTGCCATGCTAAAATCAGCAGcatgaaattatattttattttattttttatgaagtTGGCAATTCCCTCTGTGCCAAATTGTGTGCAATTGCTGGTGTTCCCAAGAGGCAGCATGAAGATGAGCCGCTGGAGGGAAAGTGTGGCCTGACTTCTTCCCCAGGTCCCACCTTTTCAGGGGAAGTTGTTGCgggtaattttttatttttttagtttgtttgtaAACTGAGGCTGCCTGTAGCTATAGCCAGTTTTACTCCAGATGATTCACTTTCTTGCCTATTAGATCATCATTTGGTCTGTGCATGTCGGTGGATATCACTTTGTTCCCTTCCAGTCAAATTGCCCATTCAAGGTACATGTACATGGGActgaaatataataataataataatatctgAGGGGTGTGAATGTCCTTCTGCTGCATTAGCATTGCTTCACCAGCTTTCTTGACACTCCTGGAGTTGTTTGGTGAAACTAAAGCGTGTGTTTTGAAATGAATTTGAAGCACtgatttagaatatttttaaaagttgtgCTTAAAATGCTGTATTGCATCTTATGAAGAAAAACCTTCCCAATGCCTTTCCCCCTCTGGTCCAAAAACTGAGCACTACCTACATAAATAATATGggattgaatttttttttatataagtACTTCCTCTTTAAGGAAAATCAGGATATACTTGTTACAGCCTCTTATTATTCATCTCTTAAACTATGAATGTACATGTAAtgtgaaattttgcttttatttatagttttggggtttgttttcagtttaatttctcaactgtaaaatatttttgctgaaCCTGTTACATATGAAAGTTGTGGGAGAGTACTGTATCTTGAACATAAGTGGCTTTGGTACTGTGGTCTTATTCTACTTaatcagttttttctttttttctttttttatttttgctgtgatTGGAAATAGCACTGAACAAAATCTAGTAAAattaagttatttttctttctactaaaattaagttatttttttctcctgaagatACTTGATATAGTATTTAttagattttttgttttgtttttgaagtgGAATTATTACTGTTAATCTATTTCAAAACTAGTTAATTTACACTTTAAATTTTATAACAATGGGTTTTGCATGTTGAGCAACATGTAAAGAGTTTAATGTAGAGTCAGCATTACTGAAGCTGGTAATCTTAATTTTGCATTCTTGTGACacttttgtttgcatttcagtcttcaattactgtttgtttttatttttttttagaagatcATAAAATAGGATGTGCCATAAGAACATCATTAGCGtatggagcagggaaaagttGAAACAAGTTTTTGTCTGATCTTAGTAtagaaataattcattaaaCTGATGCTATGAgcatgctctgtgctgcagtgaaTATGGGGCaaaagttgtttttgttttgttttttttttaaataagaaaaaaagactttctcATCCTTGATAACATCATGAACACACTGTTCTCATAGTCTGGTATTTGTGTTCCCACTCCTCTTAGCTTGAATTTCTAAAGTAAAGAAATGTTTGCACTTATTTTTGTTCTTAAGGTGACTTTTTTTTGCctatttctctgtgtgtcttttatttttaagttgcAATAGCTTGGAGCATGTTTTCAAAATGGTTCATGGCTCTATGGAGAAGTACTGAAACATGGCACACTTAAGGCTTGTCTCTTCATAAACTATTTCTCTGTGGGGCAGTTGCTGTCTCCATAGGGAACAGTCCTGCTCTGCATTTTAAACACTGGATTTGTCTTCTACTACAAACAAATACTGTGAagttaatgtaaaaaaaaatcattgatatttttaattgtttttaatctTGGTGCAGTTCAgattaaatatgtatatttaaagACACTAATTTTTGTGGGAGAGTTTTATAGTATACAGTATGTAGAAAAGCTATTGGAatggaatatattttataaaaatgttctATCACTGTTTTATAGTGaactatttttccttcagtgttaGTGTAATACTGTTAGTCTAGATACGACAATCGCAGGAAGAGTGATTCAGGCTACTGTTAGCGCTTAGTTTTGCGTGGAGTTCTGTTTGCAGCTGTATTGGTATGTGCTGTACAATGTGACAATCGTGACTAGGATTGTTGTCTTTATAAATTTACATGAAATAAAACGTGCTAGAATTGTAAGCTTTGAGCTTCCTCCCCCCTTTAGCAGAAGGGGCGTGGTGTTTGCCATTTTTTATGATGTATTAATAATGATTACTTGAATTGCAAGTATTTTATAATTtgccactttaaaaaaatttattacaATATACTCTAATaatgtctttctttttcaggGCCATCTGGAATTTTAGGTGTGTAAGGAGCTGCCGTGTCTCAGTCAGAGCCTGACTGAACATTTCCTTAGTGACTGGGCTAACCCAGCACCACTTCTGCATTTTGACCAGGggtttttggggctgtttcGGGGCTCAGTGTTCCCTGGATGCCCTGGGGGAGCTGtgggccagccctgtccccagtgaTGCTGGTGCTGGCCAGGTGACAAACCTGTGAGCACGGGGGTGCCATGGTGTGTGAGGACAGCCTGGCACACTCAGGCAGACCCAGCACAGTGCTGGCTGACTGGCATGAGGGCGTTCTCTTAAGTGCAGaatctcccccagccctggggagctgagctCTGACCCACTCCTAACACCTGCCTCAATCCTTGGGCTGAGTTtagcaggagctgggactgggagggaGAAGGCACGAGCTGTccgtgctggctgctgctcaggggagGTTTGCACCTGCACCATGGGCTCTGTGTCTTGTGTTTCTTTCTTAATTATTTGGAAGCAAAAGATCCTGGCAGAGTGGGACTGCCTCAGAGTAGTGCTGGTTAAAGGCTGAGCAGGTTATAGTTAATGCTGGTGTGGGGGCACAGCCATCGCTCCCCTCCTGCTACCACGGAGCGATTTCTTCGCAATCATCTCAAAATAGGTGGGTATTTCTTGCCTTCAAGCATGTGTCCTTCCTTAGAGATCCTGTGCCTGCATCCCCATCTGTGGGGAGGGCTGAAAGCTGCTGAAGATGCGTGGTGATCTGCTGCAATGTGGTGAAGTGTTAAAAACtataaatgtataattttttttagggtttttttttttaatttctaccGCTGAGAGTtaggtgtccctgcagctgcttaTTTGTGGCACTCTTGTTTCCAGTCTTTTCTGCTGTTGTGGATTCAAATGTGTTTTATATTGCCcttgcccccccccccccccccccaaaattaaataaatttgcCCAAATCTGAGttggggaaggaggaggcaaAAGGCTTTTCTTTGAGACAGAGGGTGCTCAGAAAGAAGCAAGCTTGAAGCTAAACCTGGGAGGTGGATGGCTTGCAAACAGGCTATAAATAACTGTGAGTAGATTGAGGAGAGCAGCCCACATCTCCTCTGGCATGGGCATGCTGTGCCCATTTTCTTTGTTGATAGCAATTGCTAATGTGAATTCTGGCACTCCAAATCCCGATGCCTGTTGTTCTGATAACATAATTAAATCTTAGGAATGTGAAATATAAAAAGCTTTGAGAAGAAACCAGGCCACTAAGTGGAAACTGGGAAGGGGGGTGTGCAGGCTGTGGATGTACCAAATAAGCAATGGGGTTGCTCTGGGCAGGATtccctgcctgccagctctTGGCCACATTGGGAATGATCCTGAAACCTACAGCAAAGGGGGTGACCCCCAGGAGCATCTGCTGTCCTAATCCCATGCTGCAAGGGCTGTCATCTTCCAGGATTACAGCACGTGATGGGCTCCTTAGGTTGGCAGGGGtcagctgtgcccatgccagCAGCTTGGGTTCGTGCTGCCCTTGCAAAGCCTGGTTCTCCTTGAGATGAGTGTTGGgaaatggttttgtttatttttagcttttgttTTGAAGTCTTAAGTGCTTTCTGGAAGTGGTCTGGTAGgcacagaggtggctgtggCTATCTGGGTGCATCTGGCCATGTGTCACcaaatgctgctgtgcagctgaagACCACAGagaagtgttttttttcctggcttagGTGATGGGGTCTGGGTTTGGACCAAGTGCCTCCAAAGCACGAGGAGAGTTCATGCTGACCCATAAGAGTGTCCCTGGTGCTGTTGGATTCCACATTGTGTGGAAGCACTGTGAGAACAGATCTTACTTATTGCTTAAATTGATTAAATTCTTGTATGAATTTAATGAGGGAGGTCCCCCACAAGAAGTAGTTGGGGTAGAGGGATCTTTGTGTTATTGCAGTACTGTCACCTTCCAGTTTCTGCTGTGCTCGAGGTCAGCTCGTGCCACCCTGAGCCTGGCTTGCCCATGAGCGTCTTTCTGCGCCGTTGTGCTGAGCAAGGTGAACAGCAGAACATGAACAGCAGCTGTTTTCTGAGGGAATCAATGGCAGGTGTGACCCAGCAAAAACAACCTATGTAGGACAAAGCTGGGCTCAAGTGAAATGGAGTTGGTGTGTGAAAATGCCTTgtcctgggaggaggaggaggaatcgTGAGCAGGGTTGTGACCGACTGCCTGGAGAGCACGTTATCTCAAGAGGCTTGGTGTGTTGTGCCAGGGAGACCcagctggaagtgctgcaggTTGTGCAATCAGACCAAGGGATCCCAGGTTCTTACTTTTCAGAGGTGGGATGCCAAGCATCCGAGCAGGCATCCTCTGTGTGTGCGCTGTAGCTCTCTGCTCTTCCTGACATGCTCTTTTCatcccaattaaaaaaaataaaataaaaaattgctgttTAACAGGAGGAGAGTGAGCAAACACATTGGTTATTGTTACCTGCTTCCTGTTTGTTGTTCTCTTCTGTACAGCTGCTCACTTCTGTGCACAGCTGGCTCCCCTGCCCTTTCAAAATGATCTGTTGCAGAAAACTGAAGTATTTGCCAACCTGGCTCTAGAAAACCCCTCAAACAACACAAACCCAAGAACGTCTCCTAAATCCTTCTTAATGTTCTTTGGCCTCCAACACATCAGTCTCCTCTGTACGCTACCCCAGCTAGAGGAGCTTGGTTCGGGCATGGATGAAGGCTGATGCTCCCACCAGCAAAGCAACCTgggccaggcagtgctgccagcattTCCCAGTGGCAAAGAGTGGGCTCTGGCATCCCAGTGGGTTTTGAAGGCTTTTCCCAAGGGGGGAGGGTTTTAAACAATGTATGTTGTAGATGTCAATATAGAATTTCTAGGAAATTGATGTCCTCAGTGTTCATAACACAGGAATTTGGGAAAACAAAAGTTCAAATGCCGACCTTATCCACAGGTTACTTCTCCCTGGGGATAGCTCAGCCCACACACTAGGTACTCTCTGTTCCCCAACCTTCTTTatctccctctctcttctgTGCTATCCAGGTGGTGTTACGAGCCATCTGCTGCAGTGATTCAGCAGAATCCATTTAGCGCTTTCCCAGCGAGGCCGGCATCTGCCAGGCAAGGGGGAGGCCGTGGGGAAGCCCGGCACATCTGCCGCGGTGTCTGcgaggagcggggccggggtCAGCCCCAGCCCCCGCGGGGCGCTGCGAGAGCTCCGTGGCCTCACCCCGCTCCTCCGGGCTCGTCTGGCTCGGCCCCCGTGGTTAATTATCAAATGGCTGGTTTGGCTTTGGGAGGGAAGAACTTCCCTTGCACTTTGTGATGTGCTGCGGTGTCTGGCTGGCGCTTGGCAGGCGCTGGGCTTCCTGGCTGGCACAGGATGGGAACGAGACGGTGCCATTTTTGTTCCCAAGGTCATGC includes the following:
- the ZBTB42 gene encoding zinc finger and BTB domain-containing protein 42, with the protein product MEFPDHSRQLLQCLSQQRHQGFLCDCTVLVGEAQFRAHRAVLASCSMYFHLFYRDQLDKRDIVHLNSDIVTAPAFSLLLEFMYEGKLEFNSLPVEDVLAAASYLHMYDIVKVCKGKLKDKELCSEEKINDEAASLEKAEHFLDAGVPLVHEFDPGNKQKFSVAEYERAAGKEKVSSHPAWSSDHISVSSVPTEAEPCAAAAGKTKANVNSSTGPLSQRSVNHPLASSDVDCALDLSFKPVPGRDSLHPSYVFGQLASDSQQQGTEPLVKDEQDLLSDQEDSEARSPESQHFGNSAKSLVTGLGHMFAGNGSSHAREEDIDQERDESEDDMDSSDISSGVLVPPGHICICPLCSKVFPSPHILQLHLSSHFRDKDGSRTRLSPDGSVPTCTLCGKTFSCMYTLKRHERTHSGEKPYTCGQCGKSFQYSHNLSRHAVVHTREKPHGCKWCERRFTQSGDLYRHIRKFHCGLVKSLVV